In Mycoplasma sp. OR1901, the following are encoded in one genomic region:
- a CDS encoding MAG5620 family putative phospho-sugar mutase, giving the protein MNEKILKNWYSLYHNESIFYSTYEEFKNKFQEQETNGLDNLKQPKTTIYGIEFDTDNILGLNNFNLFTVLAITDIFCTNLRKNNRKILVGKSKYIDNKLLDSMIKIANKNSAEIFTYNTEEINEFIILNTLKGMNIKYSILLDYNPVNNKYYIKIYNSNELISLEEQNIIIESLNDFNKLLILNHNTDSTVLNIEKLFSLIDKKNIQPQLMKFKNIYKKPQFHVQTLISNKQDNYIITQMLSNVGFKVSKLQSGLSKNIINDINFYNLYKLFNTSTYKADLIIILDQNSNLNIIVRVKNSYIKLSEDELIYLYINYSFLKWKKNGEIIYKNIFLPHDVSSNILNLMNMYSISYKFENELKPKDVLLAYNKNKFSTSNSYNLNLENFDFIFNFCLMLYDYKINNNLFAYKYKKMLDDNSNILIKNYAYKTTLDKSILIAQKIMNEAKISKKFHFEKLEYINVDVPDFCYLIKGLITSKNKINIFTLTYDKSKQKMNFKVEIKHNNKWITKISNYFYNKKLQRNLNKFIKKLT; this is encoded by the coding sequence ATGAATGAAAAAATTTTAAAAAATTGATATAGCTTATATCACAATGAATCAATTTTTTATAGCACTTACGAAGAATTTAAAAACAAATTTCAAGAACAAGAAACAAATGGACTCGATAATTTAAAACAACCTAAAACTACTATTTATGGTATTGAATTTGATACAGATAATATTTTAGGTTTGAATAACTTTAATCTTTTTACAGTGTTAGCTATAACTGATATTTTTTGTACTAATTTAAGAAAAAATAATAGAAAAATTTTAGTCGGAAAAAGTAAATATATTGATAATAAACTTTTAGATAGTATGATTAAAATTGCTAATAAAAATAGCGCAGAAATATTTACTTATAACACCGAAGAAATTAACGAATTTATAATACTAAATACACTTAAAGGAATGAATATTAAGTATTCAATTTTGCTTGATTATAATCCTGTTAACAATAAATACTATATAAAAATATACAATTCAAATGAACTAATTTCATTAGAAGAACAAAATATAATAATAGAAAGTTTAAACGATTTTAATAAATTATTAATTCTTAATCACAACACAGATTCAACAGTGTTAAATATAGAGAAATTATTCAGTTTAATTGATAAAAAAAATATTCAGCCACAATTGATGAAGTTTAAAAATATATATAAAAAACCTCAATTTCACGTTCAAACTTTAATTAGTAATAAGCAAGATAATTATATTATTACTCAGATGTTATCAAATGTTGGTTTTAAGGTATCCAAGTTACAAAGTGGTTTATCTAAAAATATAATTAATGATATTAACTTTTATAATTTATATAAACTATTTAACACTTCAACTTATAAAGCCGATTTAATTATAATTCTAGACCAAAATAGCAACTTAAACATAATAGTTCGTGTTAAAAATAGTTATATTAAGTTATCTGAAGATGAATTAATATACCTTTATATTAATTATAGTTTCCTAAAGTGAAAGAAAAACGGAGAAATTATATATAAAAATATTTTCTTACCTCACGATGTATCATCTAACATATTAAACTTAATGAATATGTATTCAATTTCTTATAAATTTGAAAATGAATTAAAACCTAAAGATGTTTTATTAGCTTATAATAAAAATAAATTTTCTACATCAAATAGCTATAATTTAAATTTAGAAAATTTTGATTTTATATTTAACTTTTGTTTAATGCTATATGATTACAAAATAAATAATAATTTATTTGCGTACAAGTACAAAAAAATGTTAGATGATAATTCCAATATATTAATAAAAAATTACGCATATAAAACAACTTTAGATAAATCAATTTTAATAGCACAAAAAATAATGAATGAAGCGAAAATTTCAAAGAAATTTCATTTTGAAAAATTAGAATACATTAATGTTGATGTTCCTGATTTTTGTTACTTAATTAAAGGGCTTATAACAAGTAAAAATAAGATTAATATTTTTACTCTTACCTATGACAAATCAAAACAAAAAATGAATTTTAAAGTTGAAATAAAACATAATAATAAATGAATAACAAAAATAAGTAATTATTTTTATAACAAGAAACTTCAAAGAAACTTAAATAAATTTATAAAAAAATTAACTTAA
- a CDS encoding MAGa3780 family membrane protein, with translation MKKIFKDKPNCRKIVTLVVSLVLLAITTGLILTSMILFKDPDPNKKITHFNLETFFLRYSQLFYFTNLTNYFSLITLLLMCFSQKHVIRRLFFHSIVLISITFLVYWGLISWSSNWNNIFESYKSLHTHLINPLIMFIFAYIWKDKLKIPSKDKYMTLIYVFVYFGFAFILFISTYYLKYNKEGGIVIYSFLDFFHPFFYKGNNLDIKLLLNFVIVLIGVGLPILIFKFWYKVLGLSNKKTS, from the coding sequence ATGAAAAAAATATTTAAAGATAAACCAAATTGTCGCAAAATTGTGACACTTGTTGTTAGTTTGGTATTACTCGCGATTACAACGGGACTAATACTAACTTCAATGATTTTATTTAAAGATCCAGATCCAAATAAAAAGATTACGCATTTTAACCTTGAGACTTTTTTCTTAAGGTATTCACAACTTTTTTATTTCACTAATTTAACAAACTATTTTAGTCTAATAACACTACTATTAATGTGTTTTAGTCAAAAACATGTGATTAGAAGGTTATTCTTTCACTCTATAGTATTAATTTCAATTACTTTTTTAGTCTACTGAGGTTTAATTTCATGATCAAGTAACTGAAATAATATTTTTGAGTCATATAAGTCATTACATACACACTTAATTAATCCACTTATCATGTTCATTTTTGCCTACATTTGAAAGGATAAGTTAAAAATACCTTCAAAAGATAAATATATGACTTTAATTTATGTTTTTGTTTATTTTGGATTTGCGTTTATTTTATTTATAAGCACATATTATTTAAAATACAACAAAGAAGGAGGGATTGTGATTTATTCATTTTTAGATTTCTTCCACCCATTTTTCTATAAAGGTAATAATTTAGATATTAAATTATTATTAAATTTTGTTATTGTTTTAATTGGAGTAGGATTGCCTATTTTAATATTTAAATTCTGATATAAAGTATTAGGATTAAGCAATAAAAAAACTAGTTAA
- a CDS encoding Cof-type HAD-IIB family hydrolase: MKKWVIFSDVDGTIYPFPGKVLSQVNIDKAAEIKEKGVEFVINTGNAPYQKIQRLADQMSSRYIVCSNGALIYDNLEKKVLNIEYIDTTEAKKIWDLADEVGVSLYYFGDNRYFLKDPTPEFLKFITEFCEYEDWILTGEIPNDLHKIELYGDKDKLKEFYDKALEMKINLNIVYLVSHIEITKPGVSKGTGMKWLCDNIFDTDVKTTMAIGDSQNDISMFEMTDYSYAMANIDDYSIQFAKLHTSSVEQNGLAEAIDDYLYRTDFDLKRQISQQTSKRKK; the protein is encoded by the coding sequence ATGAAAAAATGAGTAATTTTTAGTGACGTAGACGGAACAATTTATCCGTTTCCTGGAAAAGTTTTATCACAAGTAAATATTGATAAAGCAGCAGAAATTAAAGAAAAGGGAGTTGAATTTGTAATAAATACAGGTAATGCTCCATACCAAAAAATACAAAGGTTAGCTGATCAAATGAGTTCTCGTTACATTGTTTGTTCAAACGGTGCACTTATTTATGATAATTTAGAGAAAAAAGTATTGAATATTGAATATATCGATACTACTGAAGCTAAGAAAATTTGAGATTTAGCGGATGAAGTGGGTGTATCTTTATACTACTTTGGTGACAATAGATATTTCTTAAAAGACCCTACACCTGAATTTCTTAAATTTATAACCGAATTTTGTGAATATGAAGATTGAATTTTAACTGGTGAAATACCAAATGATTTACATAAAATCGAATTATATGGTGACAAAGATAAGTTAAAAGAATTTTATGACAAAGCTTTAGAAATGAAAATTAATTTAAATATTGTTTATTTAGTTTCACATATTGAAATTACTAAACCCGGTGTTTCTAAAGGTACTGGAATGAAATGATTATGTGATAATATTTTTGATACAGATGTTAAAACAACAATGGCTATAGGAGATAGCCAAAATGATATTTCTATGTTTGAAATGACTGATTATTCTTATGCTATGGCTAATATTGATGATTATTCAATCCAATTTGCAAAATTACATACATCAAGTGTTGAACAAAATGGTTTAGCAGAAGCTATTGATGATTATTTATATCGCACTGATTTTGATTTAAAAAGACAAATTTCGCAGCAAACTTCCAAACGAAAAAAATAA
- the lepA gene encoding translation elongation factor 4, giving the protein MNKEKIKNFSIIAHIDHGKSTLADRILEMTNTVATRDLTSQFLDSMDLEKERGITIKLNAVQIKHKDYIFHLIDTPGHVDFTYEVSRSLAASEGALLLVDATQGIEAQTLANVYLALENNLEIIPVINKIDLPSADVEAVKKEIEEVIGISTDNAVLVSAKTGLGVDKLLDSIIKYIPSPKDANDDKPLKGLIFDSYFDPYRGVVMLVRIFEGKLKVGDKFKFMSRHDEENDYHVIELGIRNPHETKKDFLEAGEVGWVSAAIRDAKEVNVGDTITLISNPTDKALPGYKKMKPVVFTGFYPIDTRDYSLLKESLEKISLSDSSITWDQETSKALGFGFRVGFLGLLHMEILQERLDREYKVGIIATSPSVEYEVHLTNGEVEMIANPTLLPDRTFIEKIKEPYVEAKIFIPNEYIGNVMELCQNKRGIYKNLEMIDEKRSLVVYELPLAETIFDFFDRLKSSTKGYASFEYEWIGYRESDLVKVDILLNGDKVDAFSIITHKDRAYENARELCQKLKDAIPRQNFEVPVQATIGGKIIARETIKAFRKDVTAKLYGGDVTRRQKLLKKQKEGKKRMKKLGSIEVPQEAFLSILKTNIDPKK; this is encoded by the coding sequence ATGAATAAAGAAAAGATAAAGAATTTTTCAATTATTGCACATATCGATCACGGTAAAAGTACACTTGCTGATCGTATTTTAGAAATGACAAATACCGTAGCGACTCGTGATTTAACAAGTCAATTTTTAGACTCGATGGATTTAGAGAAAGAGCGTGGTATAACTATAAAATTAAACGCCGTGCAAATTAAACACAAAGATTATATTTTTCACTTAATTGATACACCAGGTCACGTCGACTTTACTTATGAAGTTTCACGTTCATTAGCGGCGTCAGAAGGTGCATTATTGCTTGTCGATGCTACTCAAGGTATTGAAGCTCAAACTTTAGCAAACGTTTATTTAGCATTAGAAAATAATCTTGAAATCATACCTGTTATAAATAAAATTGATTTACCTTCAGCTGACGTTGAAGCGGTTAAAAAAGAAATTGAAGAGGTTATCGGTATATCAACAGATAACGCAGTTTTAGTGTCTGCTAAAACTGGTTTAGGTGTTGATAAATTACTTGATAGTATTATTAAATATATTCCTTCACCGAAAGACGCTAACGATGATAAACCACTTAAAGGTTTAATTTTTGATAGTTATTTCGACCCATATCGTGGTGTTGTTATGCTTGTTAGAATTTTTGAAGGTAAACTTAAAGTGGGCGATAAATTTAAATTTATGTCAAGACACGATGAAGAAAATGACTATCACGTTATAGAACTTGGAATTAGAAACCCACACGAAACTAAAAAAGACTTCTTAGAAGCTGGTGAAGTTGGTTGAGTTTCAGCCGCAATTAGAGACGCTAAAGAAGTTAATGTCGGTGATACTATTACTTTAATTTCGAACCCTACAGATAAAGCACTTCCAGGTTATAAAAAAATGAAACCTGTTGTCTTTACAGGTTTTTACCCAATTGATACTCGTGATTACTCACTTTTAAAAGAAAGTTTAGAAAAAATTTCACTTAGTGATTCATCAATTACCTGAGATCAAGAAACATCTAAAGCTTTAGGTTTTGGATTTAGGGTTGGATTTTTAGGTCTACTACACATGGAAATTCTACAAGAAAGACTTGATAGAGAATATAAAGTTGGAATTATTGCAACTAGTCCTAGTGTTGAATATGAAGTACATTTAACAAATGGTGAAGTTGAAATGATCGCTAACCCAACTTTATTACCAGATAGAACTTTTATTGAAAAAATTAAAGAACCATATGTTGAAGCTAAAATCTTCATACCAAATGAATATATTGGTAATGTAATGGAATTATGTCAAAATAAACGTGGTATTTATAAAAACTTAGAAATGATTGATGAAAAACGTTCACTTGTTGTTTATGAATTACCATTAGCAGAAACAATTTTCGATTTCTTTGATAGACTAAAATCAAGCACAAAAGGTTATGCATCATTTGAATACGAATGAATTGGATATCGTGAAAGCGACTTAGTTAAAGTTGATATTTTATTAAATGGTGATAAAGTTGATGCTTTCTCAATAATTACTCATAAAGATAGAGCATATGAAAATGCTAGAGAATTGTGTCAAAAATTAAAAGACGCAATTCCACGTCAAAACTTTGAAGTTCCTGTGCAAGCCACAATTGGTGGAAAAATTATTGCTCGTGAAACTATTAAAGCCTTCCGTAAAGATGTTACAGCTAAACTTTATGGTGGTGATGTTACACGTCGTCAAAAACTACTTAAAAAACAAAAAGAAGGTAAGAAACGTATGAAGAAACTTGGATCAATCGAAGTTCCACAAGAAGCATTCTTATCAATTCTTAAAACAAATATAGATCCAAAAAAATAA
- a CDS encoding M13-type metalloendopeptidase, with protein MEKKLLKDDFFAHINAEWLKTAKIPDDRSSIGSFVELDINLEKLLKETITKWSKDQTQIPNNPQLLEMVKFYNLIINTEKRDELNWSPAKETFLEPLRNELKSMTFKDFFNWDRDKYLEYSYLPFDFSVDEDFVDNTRKIAWLGELPTILPSKETYQNEEEKNKLLNVWKEMVLDLLTDYGLEQEVANKMVNNAIEFDNLYKDYVKSSVENADYVSAYNLRKRGEVTLSKQFDFWTKLDELIGQKVTEVSIQNLKVFDAFDDIFNDKNLDNFKDLMFIFNLLGTTPYLNERIRAKASVFKNTVYSISKNRSLEDYAFDLTKKYFSMPLGMYYANTYFGEKAKKDVEQMVQSMIKVYEERLKNNKWLSKETIDKALVKLSKFEYMVGYPEIIQPYYSEFKVKTYDENGSIFSSVHSFGKIMAEYRLSLYHKEEDKRFWGMSPSTINAYYHPMKNHIVFPAAILAYPFYDVNRSKTANFGAIGAVIAHEISHGFDNNGAQFDENGKLNNWWTDNDRLEFQKRTAAAIKLYDGRETEFGKVNGKLTVSENIADLGGFDCALESAQREPDFKAEEFFESWATTWRSIYKEGTAKRLLDSDVHSPAKIRANVILANNELFEKTYDIQPGDKMYVPDENKVKIW; from the coding sequence ATGGAGAAAAAATTACTTAAAGATGACTTTTTTGCACATATAAATGCAGAATGGTTAAAAACAGCTAAAATTCCTGATGACCGTTCAAGTATCGGTTCATTCGTTGAATTAGATATTAATTTAGAAAAATTATTAAAAGAAACGATTACTAAATGATCAAAAGATCAAACACAAATACCTAATAATCCACAATTATTAGAAATGGTTAAATTCTACAATTTAATTATTAACACAGAAAAAAGGGATGAATTAAATTGATCTCCAGCTAAAGAAACATTTTTAGAACCACTTAGAAATGAATTAAAAAGCATGACTTTTAAAGATTTCTTTAACTGAGATAGAGATAAATATTTAGAATACTCATATTTACCATTTGATTTCTCTGTCGATGAAGATTTTGTTGATAACACTAGAAAAATTGCATGATTAGGTGAATTACCAACAATTTTGCCTTCAAAAGAAACATATCAAAATGAGGAAGAAAAAAATAAATTATTAAACGTTTGAAAAGAAATGGTATTAGATTTATTAACTGATTATGGATTAGAACAAGAAGTTGCAAATAAAATGGTTAATAATGCAATTGAATTCGATAACCTTTATAAAGATTATGTTAAGAGTTCAGTTGAAAATGCAGATTATGTTTCAGCATACAACTTAAGAAAAAGAGGAGAAGTTACATTATCTAAACAATTTGATTTTTGAACTAAATTAGACGAATTAATTGGACAAAAAGTAACAGAAGTTTCAATTCAAAACCTTAAAGTTTTTGATGCATTTGATGATATATTTAATGATAAAAACCTTGATAATTTCAAAGACTTAATGTTTATTTTTAATTTATTAGGTACAACTCCCTATTTAAATGAAAGAATTAGAGCTAAAGCATCTGTGTTCAAAAATACAGTATATTCAATTAGTAAAAATAGATCATTAGAAGATTATGCGTTTGATTTAACTAAAAAATATTTCTCTATGCCACTAGGTATGTATTATGCAAACACATATTTTGGTGAAAAAGCTAAAAAAGATGTTGAACAAATGGTTCAAAGCATGATTAAAGTTTATGAAGAAAGATTAAAAAATAACAAATGACTTTCGAAAGAAACAATTGATAAAGCACTTGTTAAATTATCTAAATTTGAATACATGGTAGGTTACCCAGAAATAATACAACCTTATTATTCTGAATTTAAAGTTAAAACTTATGATGAAAACGGAAGTATATTCTCATCAGTACATTCATTCGGAAAAATAATGGCTGAATATAGACTTAGTTTATACCATAAAGAAGAAGATAAAAGATTTTGAGGTATGTCACCTTCAACAATTAATGCATATTACCATCCAATGAAAAACCATATTGTATTCCCTGCAGCTATTTTAGCTTACCCATTCTATGATGTTAATAGATCTAAAACAGCTAACTTTGGTGCTATTGGTGCAGTTATTGCTCATGAAATATCACACGGTTTTGATAATAACGGTGCACAATTTGATGAAAATGGTAAATTAAATAATTGATGAACTGATAATGACAGATTAGAATTCCAAAAAAGAACAGCAGCTGCTATTAAATTATATGATGGTAGAGAAACTGAATTTGGTAAAGTTAATGGTAAATTAACCGTTTCAGAAAATATTGCTGATTTAGGTGGATTTGATTGTGCTTTAGAATCTGCACAACGTGAGCCTGATTTTAAAGCAGAAGAATTCTTTGAAAGTTGAGCAACAACATGACGATCAATCTACAAAGAAGGAACAGCGAAACGTTTATTAGACTCTGATGTTCACTCACCAGCAAAAATACGTGCAAATGTTATTTTAGCTAATAACGAATTATTTGAAAAAACTTATGATATTCAACCAGGTGATAAAATGTATGTACCTGATGAAAATAAAGTAAAAATTTGATAA
- a CDS encoding UvrD-helicase domain-containing protein: protein MKVEKKEEKLSVEQRKIIDSFYGDNLIVNAAAGSGKTKTIVEIIYDSNKYNLSWKTLVLSYNTKLVSDTKERIKSKGIADKSYEVHTFHSFATKKSKKTVLDDFSLKEFNQIATLTLNEYDTIIIDEAQDITPLYWSLILKILKCNPLARVMFIGDSNQEIYSFKEANSMFLENIDKLIPSKTWKKLEINGSFRVPNATWHLLNGSKQYKNESFNALNRDGLVNISTFDYGSNLIEETILNKIKQYGQENIFVLSYSTNSENIKSIANKLTLNGFNVYVSRSDNEEKVNPIETMGKIVFSTVHQVKGLERKVVVMLNFNQRTEALYNTDKFNKLFYVAATRNIEELHIFYNKKDSLPTLMKYLKDQIYGLINEDDEIEANDDFQRFKKVTEIVKFLPNQIEEKFKELIEFEQINTKDENIEISNNITYNNLVYNISDINGIYAENIFERNDLYKFKKENKTLLEIMKGFKLISNSTSHYINKILDKKVNTFLELCFIKNSIENNDLTRLKPFEDNINNFPTWIDEKNSVKINLRMLEYLSDLNLQKQFQVTWKNVVGMIDLYQEDANIVHEVKFVTKVSFENYLQVAIYLFLIHKTNINKNIPSGNLINIRDNSRYTINIKDYDKFEEVLLEALNKKEKEISVEEFINTYNENEIEAINKNLIIKKPTSNIKQDDSIGLTINNSTTKKVTNNIPTTVKKTNNKSIKTKRKYDKIVFFDTETTSLQGEIIQLALVVYENEVKVDEMNLYFKNDLRIHYEAYSVHKISEDFLKNKPKFYEEFDKIHKYLTGDYLWIAHNSAFDVYRLFFNFKHYSEEIGDKLNDVKFDYLCSLQTMKKLAPNHNSYKLEHLVYDYNLERGAFHDGLFDALSIVRILKKVDNTIEGYIDRSIKSGYKIKKFNYVEWLTKK, encoded by the coding sequence AAGCGGTAAAACTAAAACAATAGTTGAAATTATTTATGATTCAAACAAATATAATTTGAGTTGGAAAACACTAGTTTTATCATATAACACAAAATTAGTGAGTGATACTAAAGAAAGAATTAAAAGTAAAGGTATCGCTGATAAAAGTTATGAAGTGCATACATTTCACTCATTTGCAACTAAGAAAAGTAAGAAAACAGTTTTAGATGATTTCTCATTAAAAGAATTTAATCAAATAGCTACATTAACTTTAAATGAATATGACACAATTATTATAGATGAGGCTCAAGATATAACTCCGCTTTATTGAAGTTTAATACTTAAAATACTAAAATGTAATCCACTTGCAAGAGTTATGTTTATAGGTGACTCTAACCAGGAAATATATAGTTTTAAAGAAGCTAATTCAATGTTTTTAGAAAATATTGATAAATTAATACCTTCTAAAACTTGAAAAAAATTAGAAATAAATGGTTCATTTAGAGTTCCAAATGCAACATGACATTTATTAAATGGAAGTAAACAATATAAAAACGAATCTTTTAATGCGTTAAATAGAGATGGCTTAGTAAATATTAGTACATTTGATTACGGAAGCAATTTGATAGAAGAAACTATATTAAATAAAATTAAACAATACGGACAAGAAAACATATTCGTATTATCATATTCAACAAATTCAGAAAACATAAAATCTATCGCTAATAAACTTACTTTAAACGGGTTTAATGTTTATGTTTCTAGATCGGATAATGAGGAAAAAGTAAATCCTATAGAAACTATGGGTAAAATTGTTTTTAGTACAGTACATCAAGTAAAAGGATTAGAGCGTAAAGTTGTTGTAATGCTTAATTTTAATCAACGAACTGAAGCACTTTACAATACAGATAAATTTAATAAATTGTTTTATGTAGCAGCGACTAGAAATATAGAAGAATTACATATTTTTTATAATAAAAAAGATAGCTTACCAACTTTAATGAAATATTTAAAAGACCAAATTTATGGTTTAATAAATGAAGATGACGAAATTGAAGCAAATGATGATTTCCAAAGATTTAAAAAAGTAACTGAAATTGTAAAATTTTTACCTAATCAAATTGAAGAAAAATTTAAAGAATTAATTGAATTTGAACAAATTAATACTAAAGATGAAAACATAGAAATATCTAATAACATCACATATAATAATTTAGTCTACAATATTTCCGATATAAACGGAATTTATGCCGAGAATATATTTGAAAGAAATGACTTATATAAGTTTAAAAAAGAAAATAAAACATTATTGGAAATTATGAAAGGTTTTAAACTTATATCAAATAGTACATCGCATTATATTAATAAAATTTTAGATAAAAAAGTTAACACTTTTTTAGAATTATGTTTTATTAAGAATTCTATTGAAAACAATGACTTAACAAGATTAAAACCATTTGAAGATAATATTAATAATTTTCCAACTTGAATTGATGAGAAAAATAGTGTTAAAATTAATTTAAGAATGTTAGAATACTTATCAGACTTAAATCTTCAAAAACAATTTCAAGTCACTTGGAAAAATGTTGTAGGTATGATAGATTTATATCAAGAAGATGCTAATATTGTTCATGAAGTTAAATTCGTAACAAAAGTATCATTCGAAAACTATTTACAAGTAGCTATTTACTTATTTTTAATACATAAAACAAATATAAATAAAAATATTCCATCTGGTAATTTAATAAATATTAGAGATAATTCTCGATATACAATCAACATTAAAGATTATGATAAGTTTGAAGAAGTATTATTAGAAGCTTTAAACAAAAAAGAAAAAGAAATTAGTGTTGAAGAATTTATTAATACTTATAACGAAAACGAAATCGAAGCTATTAATAAAAATTTAATAATTAAAAAACCTACTTCAAATATAAAACAAGATGACTCCATTGGATTAACAATTAATAATTCAACAACCAAAAAAGTAACTAATAATATTCCAACAACTGTCAAAAAAACAAATAATAAGTCAATAAAAACAAAAAGAAAATATGATAAGATAGTGTTTTTTGATACAGAAACAACATCATTACAAGGTGAAATTATACAACTAGCACTTGTAGTTTACGAAAACGAAGTTAAAGTTGATGAAATGAATTTATATTTTAAAAATGATTTACGTATACATTATGAAGCTTATTCAGTCCATAAAATTAGTGAAGATTTTTTAAAGAATAAACCTAAATTTTACGAAGAGTTTGACAAAATACATAAATATTTAACTGGTGATTATTTATGAATAGCACATAACAGTGCTTTTGATGTTTATAGATTATTCTTCAATTTTAAACATTATAGCGAAGAAATTGGGGATAAATTAAATGATGTAAAATTTGATTATTTATGTAGTTTGCAAACAATGAAAAAACTTGCACCAAACCACAATAGTTATAAACTAGAACATCTAGTATATGATTATAATTTAGAACGAGGAGCTTTCCACGATGGTTTATTTGATGCTTTATCAATTGTAAGGATATTGAAAAAAGTAGACAACACTATTGAAGGTTATATAGATAGATCAATCAAATCTGGTTATAAAATTAAAAAATTCAATTATGTTGAATGATTAACAAAAAAATAG